The sequence AGAGTTCCGGTTTTATCAGTACAGATAACAGATGTACATCCCAGTGTCTCTACAGCAGATAATCGTTTTATGAGAGCATTTCGTTTCGCCATCCGCTGTGACCCCCGGGCCAGGGCGAGAGTTACGGTTGGTAATAGTCCTTCTGGGACAAATGCCACAATCATACCCAGTGCAAAAATAAAACTAGATGCAAGCGTGACTGATGTGAGAGTTATAAGCATGAAAAAAAACAAGATACCAATACTCACCGCAACTATCGTTACCATTCTGGTAACATGAACCATCTCTTGTTGCAAGGGACTTTTTTCTTCTTCAATTCCCTGAGTCAGGTCTGCAACTTTTCCAAATTCTGTATTCATCCCCGTGGCAATAACTACTGCTAGTCCTGTGCCTGATGCAACACTAGTACCAGCAAAAACAAGATTTGGATACTCAATCTTCGAAAAACCAGAATCATACCATGGATCTGCAATCTTTTTAACCGGATGAGATTCACCAGTCAGTGTGGATTGATCAATCCGAAGCTCTGATGCTTCAATTAAACGACCATCAGCAGATATATGATCTCCTTCACTGAGGACCATAATATCTCCGGGAACTAAATCTTCTGCTTCAATATTTTTAGTTATGCCATCACGAATTACCCGCACATGAAGCGGTAATAACTGAACCAGAGCATCAGCAGCTTTCTCTGCTCTGAATTCCTGCCAGAAAGAAAATAATCCATTAATAAGATTTACCATCCAGACAGCAATGCCTAACTGTGGCATGTGGGCAATGAAAGCAACAATTCCCCCAACCCAAAGAAGAATTGCCATGAGATGTGTAAAATTTGCCAGAAATCGGATGTATATCGACTTTTTCCGAGGTTTAATGAGAGAATTTTTTCCATACTTTTGTACTCGCCTGGCAGATTCATCACCAGTCAGTCCTGAAGATCGGGTTTCAAATTGAGTGAATATTTCCGATATAGATGAAGAATAATTTAATTCAGATTGATCGTCAGATGGACGAACATTTGGATCACCTATCATACCTCACTCCAATTTTCATCTTCTATCACACATCAATGCAGGATTCTTGTCACAGAAGCTTATAATACAAACGGATAACCATATAGAATAAAAATTAACCATCATAAAACATGAAAATTGATAATAAAACTAGAATATTATTTATATTATTTAATATATAATAATAATATATATAATAATATTATTGATGTGAGATAATCTGAAAATTATCTTCACCCATATAGTTCATTAATTAATTCGTTTTTTGAGAATTCTACTAAAATTATAGCAAATTTTTTAGCTACCCAAATAACCATTATCAGAATTGCCCTGCTTTAATTTCTTCAATATACGAACAAAGAAGGGGTCCAGTATGCGAAACGTATATTTTTATTATTTTTTTAATCTTAATCTATCCAATGAATACAAAAGGATATAGCATCTTTCTTTGATACTACTATTCACGAATATAATGAAAGTCTTAATATTCTATAGGTATTTGTATGGTTAAATAGCTCCCTCTCTATTGCATTATTATGATGCGAATTCCGGGGGAATTTTTGAGATTTATCGCATATTTACTGAAATTTTCCATTCAGACCTTTGTACAAAAAAAGTTCGTGGTATTATATTGTTAAAGCCTAAATTCATCGAGAACAATTATTACTTATTATTCTTTCTCAGGCTCACAAGGAATGATCAAACTTACTCTTCCTACCTGACCACTGACTAATCTTACTTTAATGCCATGAGGGTGAGTAGGTGATCTGGTCAATATATCCCGAACAATCCCACGAGTTGTTTTTCCACTTCGCTGATCCTGCTTTTGAATAATATCTACGCACAGGCCGGTCCTGATTTGGGATCGATTTTTTCCATTCAATCCGGTTTTTAATATGGTTTCATGTTCTTTCATTATCCAACTCTTGACAATAATAGATATAGATACAAAACTCCCATTCCATGAGACTTAAAGACACTAAATCATTTCCTTGTTAAAAAAAATACTGATAAATATTATTTAGAAAATTAACTTCATAGACACTCTTTAAAATTGCTATTCGTAAATATGAGGGAATATAAAAAAAGGTCTGGTAATAAGTTCTTCCCCAGTATCAGAATCTTTTCCATATCCTCATATAGCTCGCAGGATAATTACTCACATAATCACATAATACGATAGAATTTTATCGGAGGAATTATGTCTCTTGTGTATTCACCACATAATATGTTAATATCAGAAATTACTGCAAATCCTGCCCCACTCGGATTACTAGGATTTGGAATGACTACAGTTCTTTTAAATCTACATAATGCCGGATTATTTTCTTTAGGATCAATGATTCTTGCCATGGGTTTATGTTATGGAGGAATTGCTCAAATCATTGCCGGAATTATGGAGTGGAAGAAAAATAATACCTTTGGTATGACAGCTTTTCTTTCATACGGTTTATTCTGGTTTTCGTTTGTGCTCTTACTTCTTCTTCCCCAATCTCAATTGGTAGAAGGAACCGGGGGAAATATCGCGATTGCATCATATCTCATCATGTGGGGTATTTTTACCGGAGTTATGTTTATCGGAACATTAAAAATAAATAAGGCATTACAAATTGTCTTTGGATCTCTGACAATCTTATTTTTTCTCCTCGCAATTG comes from Methanospirillum hungatei and encodes:
- a CDS encoding acetate uptake transporter produces the protein MSLVYSPHNMLISEITANPAPLGLLGFGMTTVLLNLHNAGLFSLGSMILAMGLCYGGIAQIIAGIMEWKKNNTFGMTAFLSYGLFWFSFVLLLLLPQSQLVEGTGGNIAIASYLIMWGIFTGVMFIGTLKINKALQIVFGSLTILFFLLAIGNITEIETITKIAGIEGIICGFSAIYTGLAQVLNEIFEKDIFPLGPV